One Bombus pyrosoma isolate SC7728 linkage group LG7, ASM1482585v1, whole genome shotgun sequence genomic window carries:
- the LOC122569305 gene encoding pyrimidodiazepine synthase-like — protein MSSLHLGADSQKPAEVKGQVRLYGMKFCPFTHRIRLILSYKNIPHDTVNINIRNKPKWYLEIHPEGKVPALVDADGKVIVDSLVIANHLDEKYPKPSLYDEKTKTRDLELLDHYSKLVSIFSNCIHNNDSRPLKEIVAEFSSLLVEFEEELKTRGTVYFGGAQPGMLDILMWPWVERRKSLSLIYGEPTNFNDGNFSHLMKWMQQMKAQPFVQENECSHEKFAQLVKDLKTGNVDFDKL, from the exons ATGAGCAGTTTACATCTTGGAGCTG ATTCTCAGAAACCAGCAGAAGTGAAAGGACAAGTTCGTTTGTATGGTATGAAATTTTGTCCTTTTACGCATAGAATTCGATTAATACTTTCATATAAAAACATTCCACATGATACtgttaatatcaatatcaGGAATAAACCAAAATGGTACTTAGAA attcatCCAGAGGGTAAAGTTCCTGCACTTGTTGATGCTGATGGTAAAGTAATCGTTGATTCATTGGTCATAGCAAATCATTTAGATGAAAAATATCCTAAACCTTCTTTATATgatgaaaaaacaaaaactcGTGACTTAGAACTATTAGATCACTATTCCAAG CTTGTTAGTATTTTCTCAAACTGCATTCATAATAATGATAGCAGACCACTTAAAGAAATTGTTGCTgaattttcatctttattaGTAGAGTTTGAAGAGGAACTTAAAACTCGTGGAACTGTGTATTTTGGAg gaGCACAACCTGGTATGTTAGATATACTTATGTGGCCATGGGTTGAACGACGAAAATCTCTATCTCTCATTTATGGAGAACCTACAAATTTCaacgatggaaatttttctcattta atGAAATGGATGCAACAAATGAAGGCACAGCCATTTGTACAAGAAAACGAATGTTCACATGAAAAATTTGCTCAGTTAGTCAAAGATTTGAAAACTGGAAATGTTGATTTCGATAAACTTTAA